In one window of Leptospira sp. WS92.C1 DNA:
- a CDS encoding MBOAT family protein, translated as MNFTSIEFLLFFLVLYLVYWNIPEKSRKYLLIVGSAFFYSVFSLNFLFHLILVVLANWVLFRYFREKSWYVKGAVILNLLNLGLFKYFYLLLEFLGFIFSIHALQEKPAIDAKLSGLFGIAGFEVVLPATISYYTFQLISLAVDSKRDGFQKDISLFRFFSFIFFFPVMIAGPILRYDQVNDQFDCPSLTPSKLIDGLWLFLRGLVKKGLLSAALLPLIAPAFLAPKDYSGHALLLTCLLFAVNLYFDFSGLTDMARGLGKLLGFDLPENFKAPFFFQSFGDLWRRWHLTFSFWIRDYIYIPLGGSRKGELRTAINFLVTFMLGGLWHGASLNFLFWGLLTGIYLSLERLFEIQNWKILPEIPYLKPAIRYLFVLLVYSISWTFFFTPDFSSAIFSIGGILTFRNGLSLPGLETGFYLVFFLFLFHVAEEWPERFSVPEKWRARLLPILGFVILFIMVGMNAGNADFFYSRF; from the coding sequence ATGAATTTTACTAGTATTGAGTTTCTCTTATTTTTTCTCGTATTGTATTTAGTTTATTGGAACATTCCCGAAAAGAGCAGAAAATATCTTCTCATCGTGGGTTCGGCTTTTTTTTATTCTGTATTCAGTCTTAATTTTTTATTCCATCTGATCCTTGTCGTATTAGCAAACTGGGTGTTATTCCGATATTTTCGTGAAAAATCCTGGTATGTCAAAGGCGCAGTGATTCTGAATTTACTCAATCTGGGTTTATTCAAATATTTTTATTTGCTCCTGGAGTTTCTCGGATTTATTTTTTCAATTCACGCGCTGCAGGAAAAACCTGCGATCGACGCAAAACTCTCCGGACTTTTCGGAATCGCCGGTTTTGAGGTCGTTCTTCCGGCTACGATCAGTTACTATACGTTTCAACTGATTTCCTTGGCGGTGGATTCCAAACGAGACGGATTTCAAAAAGACATTTCTTTATTCCGATTTTTTTCATTTATCTTTTTCTTTCCGGTGATGATCGCCGGTCCGATTTTAAGATACGATCAGGTAAACGATCAGTTTGATTGTCCTTCTTTGACTCCTTCCAAATTGATCGACGGACTTTGGTTGTTTCTAAGAGGACTTGTAAAAAAGGGACTTTTATCCGCGGCGTTGCTTCCCTTGATCGCGCCCGCGTTTCTTGCTCCGAAAGACTATTCGGGTCATGCGCTTCTTCTGACTTGTCTTTTATTCGCGGTCAATTTGTATTTTGACTTTTCAGGGCTTACTGATATGGCGAGAGGACTCGGAAAACTGCTGGGATTCGATTTACCCGAAAATTTCAAAGCTCCTTTTTTCTTTCAAAGTTTTGGAGATTTATGGAGAAGATGGCACCTAACGTTCTCTTTTTGGATCCGGGATTATATCTACATTCCTCTCGGCGGTTCTCGCAAGGGGGAATTGAGAACCGCGATCAACTTCCTGGTCACATTTATGTTAGGCGGGCTCTGGCACGGGGCGAGTTTGAACTTTCTTTTTTGGGGACTTCTTACCGGGATTTATCTTTCTTTGGAGCGATTGTTCGAAATTCAGAATTGGAAAATTCTTCCGGAAATACCATATTTAAAACCTGCGATTCGATATCTGTTCGTCTTGTTGGTTTATTCGATTTCTTGGACTTTCTTTTTTACTCCGGATTTCAGTTCTGCAATTTTTTCGATCGGCGGAATTTTGACTTTCAGAAATGGTTTGTCTCTTCCCGGTTTGGAAACCGGATTTTATTTGGTTTTCTTTCTGTTTCTTTTTCACGTAGCGGAAGAATGGCCGGAACGTTTTTCTGTTCCCGAGAAATGGCGGGCGAGACTTTTGCCGATTTTGGGTTTTGTGATTTTATTTATCATGGTTGGAATGAACGCAGGCAACGCGGATTTTTTTTACTCTAGGTTTTAA
- a CDS encoding pseudouridine synthase yields MESKDDFASKEGIRINRYLADCGLGSRRKTEELILNGQITVNGILVKDLGIRVRPDTDVVSFQGKVVRPNVEPKVLLILNKPAGYLCSHQDKFHEKTIFSLLPETYKNFKIAGRLDLNSRGLLLLTNDGDLAQKIAHPSYGSEKEYLVWLRFDPGEKAIQTSFQKGILDAGEILRAKMVKLVPGKDCVYRIILGEGKKRQIRRMFHASGTSVLDLQRIRVGLIELEKLNLEEGKFLLKDTSGFGNEFY; encoded by the coding sequence ATGGAATCCAAGGATGATTTTGCCTCAAAAGAAGGGATCCGGATCAATCGGTATTTGGCGGATTGCGGTCTCGGATCTCGTCGAAAAACGGAAGAGCTGATCCTCAACGGTCAGATCACGGTCAACGGAATTCTTGTTAAGGACTTGGGAATTCGTGTAAGACCGGATACGGATGTGGTTTCCTTTCAAGGGAAAGTGGTTCGCCCAAACGTTGAACCGAAGGTCCTTCTGATTTTGAATAAACCTGCGGGTTATCTTTGTTCGCATCAGGACAAGTTTCACGAAAAGACGATTTTTTCGCTTCTACCCGAAACCTATAAAAATTTCAAAATCGCGGGTCGTTTGGACTTAAATTCGCGGGGGCTCCTTCTTTTGACCAATGATGGAGACCTCGCTCAAAAAATAGCGCATCCTTCCTATGGTTCCGAAAAAGAGTATCTGGTTTGGCTCAGATTTGATCCGGGAGAAAAGGCGATTCAGACCTCGTTTCAAAAAGGGATTTTAGATGCAGGGGAGATTCTACGTGCGAAGATGGTTAAACTTGTTCCCGGGAAAGACTGCGTATATCGGATCATTCTCGGAGAAGGAAAAAAAAGACAAATTCGAAGAATGTTTCACGCGTCGGGAACCAGTGTATTGGATTTGCAAAGAATTCGTGTCGGTTTGATTGAATTAGAAAAACTAAATCTGGAAGAAGGAAAATTTCTTTTGAAGGATACCTCGGGGTTTGGGAATGAATTTTACTAG
- the lipA gene encoding lipoyl synthase produces the protein MNPLKKKPRTHSIQEAPKKPDWLKVKLTFPDRQNDTVALVRDSLDEKKLNTVCESASCPNLNHCWSRKTATYMLGGDICTRRCSYCDVASGKPKPLDKEEPQRVSESAIALGLKHVVITAVNRDDLEDGGALHFAETVERIRNGLPDCKIELLIPDLKVKSESLEIIFQSKPDIFNHNVETVKRLFLEVAPQKRYERSLDVLKIASERGFLTKSGLILGMGETVEEVKECMRDLVGVGVSLLTLGQYLQPTPTHLPVKEYIHPEVFKDLRMYGKSIGFKGVFSGPLVRSSYHADEQVSWNQ, from the coding sequence ATGAATCCTCTCAAAAAAAAACCACGCACTCATTCCATCCAAGAAGCTCCGAAAAAACCGGATTGGCTCAAAGTAAAACTTACGTTTCCGGATCGCCAAAACGATACGGTCGCACTTGTTCGAGATTCCCTCGATGAAAAAAAACTCAATACGGTTTGCGAAAGCGCTTCGTGCCCAAACTTGAATCACTGTTGGTCCCGTAAAACCGCGACCTATATGTTGGGCGGTGACATTTGCACCAGACGTTGTTCTTACTGCGACGTCGCCTCCGGAAAACCCAAACCATTGGACAAAGAAGAACCGCAACGAGTCTCGGAATCTGCGATCGCTCTCGGACTCAAACACGTCGTCATCACTGCGGTCAACCGGGACGACTTGGAAGATGGGGGCGCTCTTCACTTTGCAGAAACGGTGGAAAGAATTCGAAACGGTCTTCCCGATTGTAAAATCGAATTGCTGATTCCCGATCTAAAAGTAAAATCCGAATCGTTAGAAATCATCTTTCAATCCAAACCCGACATTTTCAATCACAACGTAGAAACGGTCAAACGATTGTTCCTCGAAGTCGCCCCTCAAAAAAGATACGAACGTTCTTTGGATGTCTTAAAAATCGCCTCCGAAAGAGGTTTTTTAACAAAGAGCGGTCTTATTTTGGGAATGGGCGAAACCGTGGAAGAAGTAAAAGAATGTATGAGAGACCTCGTCGGCGTCGGTGTTTCTCTCTTAACTCTCGGACAATATCTCCAACCGACTCCGACTCACCTTCCGGTAAAAGAATACATTCATCCTGAAGTATTTAAGGATTTAAGAATGTATGGAAAATCCATCGGATTCAAAGGTGTTTTTTCCGGTCCTTTAGTTCGAAGCTCTTATCACGCGGACGAACAAGTCTCATGGAATCAATAG
- a CDS encoding lipoprotein LipL45, with amino-acid sequence MKKLLIVSSIAMVAGILVFSACKKPTENSQAATGKENSPSAVVVFSIGEAKILHADLTEEKATLGASLKTGDKVTTKEKSKVDIQFADGSAIRISENSIIDFDGLSINSKGNSDTRLALVSGKVFAKVNKASKEDQFSVVTPTAIAGVRGTSFIVERSKSDKATVKVLDGSVAVAPRVAALEGLSDEEIAKSDELKKIQQSVSSSEIVLEKNQASVMKADDKSLENNDASKISEKNISSAVKKLDNSGISKKDEEELRTIVTVDKETSEKMVRINEESSGKIDEQKAASLESERKKLASEVAARQEEEAKKFKQILISTPKELKSSKDIVSYYERIEKIIMTDGSSLIGAIVDQQGSTMIVHTEQGIKKINQADVQEVIYDFQTKAKF; translated from the coding sequence ATGAAGAAGCTCCTAATCGTTTCCTCAATTGCTATGGTCGCCGGAATTCTGGTGTTCAGCGCTTGTAAGAAACCTACCGAAAATTCCCAGGCAGCCACTGGAAAAGAAAACAGCCCGTCAGCGGTTGTCGTGTTTAGTATTGGAGAAGCAAAAATTCTTCATGCTGACTTAACAGAAGAAAAAGCAACTTTAGGTGCAAGCCTGAAGACGGGTGATAAAGTAACCACTAAAGAAAAATCAAAGGTTGACATTCAATTTGCTGACGGATCTGCGATCCGTATCTCCGAAAATTCAATCATCGACTTTGACGGATTATCCATCAACTCCAAAGGAAACTCCGATACAAGACTTGCCCTTGTTTCTGGAAAAGTGTTTGCGAAAGTCAACAAAGCTTCGAAAGAGGATCAATTTTCAGTGGTTACTCCAACCGCGATCGCAGGTGTGCGTGGAACCTCCTTTATCGTAGAAAGATCTAAATCGGACAAAGCAACCGTAAAAGTATTAGACGGTTCCGTTGCGGTGGCTCCTCGTGTGGCAGCTCTCGAAGGATTGAGCGATGAAGAGATTGCAAAAAGCGACGAACTAAAAAAAATCCAGCAATCTGTTTCTTCTTCCGAGATCGTTCTTGAGAAGAATCAAGCTTCCGTAATGAAAGCAGATGATAAATCTTTGGAAAATAATGATGCTTCTAAGATCAGCGAAAAGAATATTTCTAGCGCAGTTAAAAAATTGGACAATTCCGGCATTTCCAAAAAAGACGAAGAAGAACTTAGAACCATTGTAACTGTGGATAAAGAAACCAGTGAAAAGATGGTTCGTATTAACGAAGAATCTTCCGGAAAAATCGACGAACAAAAAGCGGCTTCTCTTGAATCGGAAAGAAAAAAACTGGCAAGTGAAGTAGCAGCTCGTCAAGAAGAAGAAGCAAAGAAGTTTAAGCAAATCCTAATTTCTACGCCAAAAGAACTAAAATCCAGCAAGGATATCGTAAGCTATTACGAAAGAATTGAAAAGATCATTATGACTGACGGATCTTCTTTGATCGGAGCGATTGTGGATCAACAAGGATCTACTATGATCGTTCATACCGAACAAGGTATCAAAAAGATCAATCAAGCAGATGTTCAAGAAGTCATTTACGACTTTCAAACAAAAGCTAAATTCTGA
- a CDS encoding radical SAM protein has translation MEAIDSIRQSSTIPLLEEMERKYKSIPMEAIVKQDILRQGIHFLKEAFEVSGEYKTKDYFIFSFDHIPLSELGGEGVDIKAPEEIKVSGGHFNLLPTIISTRNNPNSPYQVKKSPDGLPALYLGETILGNVEFPPLPAWYRHKTKNGKLPGEIAPVIEWGYLIYLTVFRNCQYFGKEEECAYCDINHNYRQQKNAGRPYTGVKDIEDILEVLSWIDQEDKTAKVYTITGGSVITSLKKKNEIDFYLDYAHAIESKFRGRWMGKIVSQAWEIEDCQKFKEAGIQVYHPNYEVWDKNLFQKICPGKEAYIGRDNWIRRVVDSAEVFGPSYVIPNFVGGVELSKPYGFATVAEAIASTGEGLDFFMSKGIMPRFTAWCPEPYTTLGTQAGPPLEYFCELLTVWKATFERYSLPVPPGYGEPGPGKAVFSVSAFMDVIGYPGRN, from the coding sequence ATGGAAGCTATAGATTCAATCCGGCAAAGTTCTACCATTCCCCTCCTGGAAGAAATGGAGAGGAAATACAAATCGATTCCGATGGAAGCCATTGTCAAACAAGACATTTTGAGACAAGGAATCCACTTTCTCAAGGAAGCATTTGAAGTAAGCGGGGAATATAAGACAAAGGATTACTTTATATTCTCCTTTGATCATATACCGCTTTCCGAGTTAGGCGGCGAAGGCGTCGACATAAAAGCTCCCGAAGAAATCAAAGTTTCCGGAGGACATTTCAACCTACTTCCTACGATCATCTCCACTCGCAACAATCCAAATTCTCCGTATCAAGTAAAAAAATCCCCGGATGGATTACCCGCTCTTTATCTCGGAGAAACGATTTTAGGAAACGTAGAGTTTCCTCCTCTTCCTGCCTGGTATCGTCACAAAACAAAAAACGGAAAACTTCCCGGAGAAATCGCACCCGTGATCGAATGGGGATATTTGATCTATCTCACCGTTTTTAGGAACTGTCAATATTTCGGTAAAGAAGAGGAATGCGCGTATTGCGATATCAATCATAACTATCGTCAACAAAAGAATGCAGGCAGACCTTATACCGGCGTCAAAGACATCGAAGACATCTTGGAAGTTTTATCCTGGATCGATCAGGAAGACAAAACCGCGAAGGTTTATACGATCACCGGTGGAAGTGTGATCACTTCTTTAAAGAAAAAGAATGAAATCGATTTCTATCTGGACTACGCTCACGCGATCGAATCCAAATTTCGCGGAAGATGGATGGGAAAGATCGTTTCTCAAGCTTGGGAGATTGAGGACTGTCAAAAATTCAAAGAGGCAGGGATTCAAGTCTATCATCCGAATTACGAAGTCTGGGATAAGAATTTATTTCAAAAGATCTGTCCCGGAAAAGAAGCTTATATCGGAAGAGACAACTGGATCCGTAGAGTCGTGGATTCGGCCGAAGTATTCGGACCTTCGTATGTGATTCCGAACTTTGTGGGCGGAGTCGAACTCTCCAAACCCTACGGCTTTGCAACGGTTGCCGAAGCGATCGCTTCCACAGGAGAAGGACTGGACTTCTTTATGTCCAAAGGAATCATGCCTCGCTTTACCGCTTGGTGCCCGGAACCATACACAACCTTGGGAACCCAGGCCGGGCCGCCTTTGGAATATTTCTGCGAGTTATTGACCGTATGGAAGGCAACATTCGAAAGATACAGCCTACCGGTTCCTCCCGGTTATGGGGAACCAGGTCCAGGCAAGGCAGTATTTTCGGTTTCTGCATTTATGGACGTAATCGGTTATCCGGGAAGAAACTAG
- a CDS encoding TIGR00266 family protein encodes MKHEILLKPDFPIIQVQLENGESIRAESGAMVAMSPTVKMATKAEGGIWASAKRALLSGESFFQNTFKSEGGTGTIFLTSSTQGDIEYRKLSGEELILSRGAYVAGSESLVIDSKWGGFKGFFSGEGLFFLKVSGIGDLFFSSFGAIHTIDVKGDYIVDTGHIVGFEGTLNYTIQKVGGLKSLFLSGEGLVAVFSGTGKLYIQSRNQNAFAGWANQWRRVEKSSSSS; translated from the coding sequence GTGAAACACGAAATATTATTAAAACCTGATTTTCCAATCATTCAAGTTCAATTAGAAAACGGAGAAAGTATCCGTGCGGAATCGGGAGCCATGGTCGCGATGAGTCCTACCGTAAAAATGGCGACCAAAGCGGAAGGTGGGATCTGGGCTTCGGCAAAAAGAGCGCTCTTGAGCGGAGAATCCTTTTTTCAAAACACATTCAAGTCCGAAGGTGGAACCGGCACGATTTTCTTAACAAGCTCTACACAAGGTGATATCGAATACCGGAAATTAAGCGGAGAAGAATTGATCCTAAGTAGAGGGGCCTACGTCGCGGGCTCCGAATCCCTGGTTATCGATAGTAAATGGGGCGGTTTTAAAGGATTCTTTTCGGGCGAAGGACTTTTCTTTTTAAAAGTAAGCGGGATCGGAGATCTGTTTTTTTCCAGTTTTGGAGCGATTCATACGATCGATGTCAAAGGGGATTATATCGTAGACACCGGACATATCGTAGGTTTTGAAGGAACTTTGAATTACACGATTCAAAAAGTGGGAGGATTAAAGTCCTTATTTTTGAGCGGGGAAGGTTTGGTTGCTGTATTCTCCGGAACGGGAAAACTTTACATCCAATCTAGAAATCAAAATGCATTTGCCGGTTGGGCCAACCAGTGGAGAAGGGTGGAAAAATCTTCTTCTTCCAGTTGA
- a CDS encoding TIGR00266 family protein, with protein MNIEILSKPSYSFAKILLNGGESIKAESGSMMSMSSGITIQTHKAQQGGFLKSLKAAFLGGESFWMNTFTAASGKGEVLLAPTLPGDVDKIDLSGTVYVQSSSFLASSPSIEMDTKFQGLKGFISGESLFFLKLSGTGPLLISSYGGIDILEVNGEMIVDTGHIVAFDEGLNYEMTKFGGWKSFFLGGEGFVARFKGKGRVWIQSRNVPSLGSWFRDQLPPIKR; from the coding sequence ATGAATATTGAAATTCTCAGTAAACCCTCGTATAGTTTCGCCAAGATACTGTTAAACGGCGGGGAATCCATCAAAGCGGAATCTGGTTCGATGATGTCTATGAGTTCCGGAATCACGATTCAGACTCACAAGGCTCAACAGGGCGGATTTTTAAAAAGTTTAAAAGCGGCTTTTTTAGGCGGGGAATCCTTTTGGATGAATACGTTTACGGCCGCTTCCGGAAAAGGGGAGGTATTGCTCGCTCCGACTCTTCCGGGTGACGTGGATAAGATCGATCTTTCCGGAACTGTATATGTTCAATCGAGTTCTTTTCTTGCTTCTTCTCCGAGTATAGAAATGGATACCAAGTTTCAGGGACTCAAGGGTTTTATTAGCGGAGAATCGTTATTCTTCTTAAAACTTTCAGGCACAGGACCTCTTTTGATTTCCAGTTATGGGGGAATCGATATCCTTGAGGTCAACGGAGAGATGATCGTAGACACAGGCCATATCGTCGCTTTTGACGAAGGTTTAAACTACGAGATGACCAAGTTCGGAGGATGGAAATCTTTCTTTTTAGGCGGAGAAGGTTTTGTCGCCCGCTTTAAAGGAAAAGGTCGTGTTTGGATTCAATCCAGAAACGTTCCTTCTTTGGGAAGCTGGTTCAGGGACCAACTTCCTCCGATCAAAAGATAA
- a CDS encoding TIGR00266 family protein, producing the protein MNYEIIHKPSYSFLKVKLSPGQTIKAEAGAMVYMTPGIDVETKMGSGFLSALSRRFFGGESFFFNIFRAPSAGGEVGFAPELPGDVVGIDLTENGLLVEAGAYLASDETITMKPRFGGLRSFFGGEGVFLLEVSGIGKLFLNSYGAILPIDVQGAYTIDTGHVVAFDKSLQYKIAKAGGSWKSTLFGGEGLVMEFTGHGKILIQTRVPSGFLSWLTGLLPS; encoded by the coding sequence ATGAATTACGAGATCATTCACAAACCTTCGTATTCTTTTTTAAAAGTAAAACTGTCACCCGGCCAAACGATTAAGGCGGAAGCTGGAGCTATGGTTTACATGACTCCAGGGATAGACGTTGAAACAAAAATGGGAAGCGGTTTTCTTTCGGCGCTTTCCAGAAGATTTTTCGGAGGGGAATCTTTTTTCTTCAATATTTTTCGTGCTCCATCTGCGGGGGGAGAAGTCGGATTCGCTCCCGAGCTTCCGGGAGACGTGGTCGGAATCGACCTTACCGAAAACGGACTTCTGGTCGAGGCCGGGGCTTATCTCGCTTCCGATGAGACGATTACGATGAAACCAAGATTCGGCGGTCTTCGCTCCTTTTTTGGAGGAGAAGGTGTTTTTCTTTTAGAGGTTTCCGGAATCGGAAAATTATTTTTAAATTCATACGGAGCCATTCTTCCCATCGATGTGCAAGGGGCTTATACGATCGACACGGGTCATGTGGTCGCCTTTGATAAAAGTCTTCAGTATAAAATCGCAAAGGCCGGAGGAAGTTGGAAATCGACTCTTTTTGGAGGAGAAGGGCTGGTAATGGAATTTACCGGTCACGGAAAAATTTTGATTCAAACTCGAGTTCCATCCGGATTTTTGTCCTGGCTGACGGGTTTGCTCCCTAGTTAA
- a CDS encoding SDR family oxidoreductase — protein sequence MAQKNVFITGSNRGIGLELTKHFLKKGDQVFALCRKPSSDLIRLRPTRIFEGVDVLNSNSIRELSSKLLDTKIDLLINNAGILLPDNLQSLDEENILTQFLVNALGPLKVVKALLPALKPNAKLVFLTSRMGSIADNSSGAYYGYRASKAALNAIAVSLSRDLSPKGISVGIFHPGMVATEMTGRQGISPEESVLGLAERIESLNLSNSGKFFHQNGEELPW from the coding sequence ATGGCACAAAAAAACGTTTTTATCACGGGATCCAATCGTGGAATCGGCTTAGAGCTTACAAAACATTTTCTAAAAAAAGGAGATCAAGTTTTTGCGCTTTGCAGAAAGCCTTCCTCCGATCTTATCCGGCTCCGGCCGACTCGAATCTTTGAAGGAGTCGATGTGTTGAACTCCAATTCGATTCGTGAGTTATCTTCAAAGCTTCTCGATACCAAAATCGATCTTTTGATCAACAACGCGGGGATTCTCCTCCCGGACAATCTCCAAAGTTTGGACGAAGAAAACATTCTCACCCAATTTTTAGTCAACGCGCTCGGACCTCTTAAGGTCGTAAAGGCGCTCCTTCCCGCTCTGAAGCCGAATGCAAAATTGGTTTTTCTCACGAGTAGAATGGGATCGATCGCAGACAATAGTTCCGGAGCCTATTACGGATATAGGGCTTCCAAGGCGGCTTTGAATGCGATCGCAGTGAGTCTTTCCAGAGATCTCAGCCCCAAAGGAATCTCCGTGGGAATCTTTCATCCAGGAATGGTGGCAACAGAAATGACCGGCAGACAGGGAATTTCTCCCGAAGAAAGCGTCCTCGGCCTTGCGGAACGAATTGAATCCTTGAATCTTTCCAACTCAGGCAAGTTCTTTCATCAGAATGGAGAAGAACTTCCTTGGTAA
- the lpxC gene encoding UDP-3-O-acyl-N-acetylglucosamine deacetylase yields MKETIYRRSIQDTVRIKGIGLHSGKEVNLIAHPAPSGTGIVFEYRKGQEKASISAELSNVVDTSNATTLGDGLYRIQTVEHLLAAVYALGLTDLVLEIDAVEVPIMDGSSLPFLQALESVGIVEFPEIVEPIYVQNPLWVVDGDKYLVLLPSKELKVTYTIDFNHPLLKGQNITIDLDREKIKQEILPARTFGFLKDVEALQARGLAMGGSLDNAIVLTQDGYLNQQLRFENECVRHKILDLFGDISIAGRPIIGHYLASKAGHALDISMAKLVMSSVTGDEISKYKSRRIPLFKRKAAVV; encoded by the coding sequence ATGAAAGAAACAATCTATAGAAGATCCATACAGGACACAGTTAGAATCAAAGGGATTGGGCTCCATTCCGGTAAGGAAGTCAATTTGATCGCCCACCCTGCCCCCTCTGGGACGGGAATCGTGTTTGAATATCGGAAAGGCCAGGAAAAAGCTTCCATTTCCGCAGAACTCAGCAACGTAGTCGATACCAGCAATGCAACCACACTCGGAGACGGTCTTTACAGAATCCAAACTGTGGAACATTTACTCGCTGCGGTTTACGCACTCGGTCTTACGGATCTGGTTCTGGAAATCGACGCGGTGGAAGTTCCGATCATGGACGGATCTTCCCTTCCCTTTCTCCAAGCATTGGAATCCGTAGGAATCGTCGAGTTTCCGGAAATCGTAGAACCCATCTACGTTCAAAATCCTCTCTGGGTTGTGGACGGAGACAAATATCTGGTTTTACTTCCCAGCAAAGAACTCAAGGTTACCTACACAATCGACTTTAATCATCCGCTTCTCAAAGGCCAAAATATTACGATCGATCTGGATCGTGAAAAAATCAAACAAGAGATTCTCCCTGCAAGAACCTTCGGATTTTTGAAAGACGTGGAAGCGCTGCAAGCGAGAGGTTTGGCAATGGGCGGTTCCCTGGACAACGCAATCGTACTCACGCAGGACGGTTATCTGAACCAGCAGCTTCGTTTTGAAAACGAATGCGTGCGTCACAAGATCCTGGATCTTTTCGGAGACATTTCCATCGCTGGAAGACCGATCATCGGACACTATCTCGCTTCCAAAGCCGGACACGCTCTGGATATCTCTATGGCGAAATTGGTGATGAGTAGTGTGACCGGAGACGAAATCAGTAAATACAAAAGCCGAAGAATTCCCCTTTTCAAACGAAAAGCAGCGGTCGTCTAA